In one Musa acuminata AAA Group cultivar baxijiao chromosome BXJ2-5, Cavendish_Baxijiao_AAA, whole genome shotgun sequence genomic region, the following are encoded:
- the LOC103985069 gene encoding homeobox-leucine zipper protein ROC3-like isoform X7 yields MYGDCQVLSSMVGGNVVSPDSLFSSSIQNPSLSFMANMPPFHAFSSIIPKEEGMMLMGRGGSKEEEMESRSGSGPLDGVLSCGEDHDNELQQPPPPSQLQQTAAKKKRYHRHTARQIQEMEAMFKECPHPDEKQRMKLSQELGLKPRQVKFWFQNRRTQMKAQQDRADNVVLRAENESLKNDNFRLQAAIRNVVCPSCGGPAILGEMSFDEQQLRIENARLKDELERLSCIASRYSGRQLQPLGPAPPLLLPSLDLDMGIYSRHFHEPPVVSCTDLIPIPQISDEPSPFPGMLIMDQDRPLVLDLAMTAADHLVRMCNTNEPLWIRRGGSTVEVLNLEEHARMCPWPMDLKQQQGRFRTETSRDSAMVIMNGITTVDAFLDANKWMELFPSLVAKSRTVQVLSPGVPGHGNGCLHLMQAELQFLSPLVPAREAHFFRYCQQNSEEGTWIIVDFPVDGFRDGIQSPFPWYRRRTSGCVIQDMPNGYSKVIWVEHAEVEDKPVHQIFQQFVSAGEAFGATRWVSVLQRQCERLASLMARNISDNGVISSPEARKNMMRLSQRMITTFCTGVYASGMQSWTALSDSSDDTVRVTTKKNTAPGQPNGVILTAVSTTWLPSSHHQVFELLTDEQRRSQLDVLSSGNSLHEVAHIANGSHPRNCISLLRVNAASNSSHSVDLLLQESSTHPSGGSIVVYAAIDVDAVQVAMSSEDPSYIPLLPTGFVISPAARQPNAGTSSGIDGHATVGCLLTVGMQVLATAVPSAKLNLSTVTAINNHLCNTVQQVRAVIAGAGGTAMAEPAAVAPDQ; encoded by the exons ATGTATGGAGACTGTCAAGTGCTGTCATCCATGGTGGGAGGCAACGTTGTGTCACCCGATTCGCTCTTCTCCTCTTCGATCCAAAATCCTAGCCTCAGCTTCATGGCTAACATGCCACCATTCCATGCCTTCTCCTCCATCATTCCG AAGGAGGAAGGGATGATGTTGATGGGGAGGGGTGGGAGCAAGGAAGAGGAGATGGAGAGCCGCTCTGGTAGCGGACCCCTGGACGGAGTGCTCAGCTGCGGCGAGGACCACGACAACGAGTTGCAGCAACCGCCGCCGCCGTCGCAACTGCAGCAGACGGCTGCGAAGAAGAAGCGTTACCACCGCCACACCGCCCGGCAGATTCAAGAGATGGAAGC GATGTTTAAGGAGTGCCCTCACCCGGACGAGAAGCAGAGGATGAAGCTAAGCCAAGAACTCGGCCTTAAGCCTCGCCAGGTCAAGTTCTGGTTCCAGAACCGCCGGACTCAGATGAAG GCTCAACAAGACCGGGCGGACAACGTGGTGCTGCGGGCGGAGAACGAGAGCCTGAAGAACGACAACTTCCGGCTGCAGGCAGCCATTCGCAACGTCGTCTGCCCCAGCTGCGGCGGCCCGGCCATCCTCGGCGAGATGTCCTTCGACGAGCAGCAACTGCGCATCGAGAACGCCCGGCTCAAGGACGAG CTTGAGCGTCTATCCTGCATCGCGTCGCGTTACAGTGGCCGGCAGTTGCAGCCATTAGGGCCGGCACCGCCTCTACTGCTCCCCTCTCTTGACCTTGACATGGGCATCTACTCCAGACACTTCCACGAGCCGCCGGTGGTGAGCTGCACCGACCTGATCCCCATCCCGCAGATCTCCGATGAGCCCTCGCCGTTCCCTGGCATGCTCATCATGGACCAAGACAGGCCATTGGTTCTCGACCTGGCAATGACGGCAGCAGATCACCTGGTCAGGATGTGCAACACGAACGAGCCGCTGTGGATCCGAAGAGGTGGTAGCACCGTGGAGGTCTTGAACTTGGAAGAGCATGCGAGGATGTGTCCATGGCCGATGGACCTGAAGCAGCAACAGGGGCGGTTTAGGACGGAGACTTCCAGGGACAGTGCCATGGTCATAATGAACGGCATCACAACGGTGGATGCCTTCCTGGATGCA AACAAATGGATGGAGCTGTTTCCTTCCCTTGTCGCAAAGTCCAGAACGGTGCAGGTTTTGAGTCCCGGAGTTCCCGGCCACGGCAATGGCTGCTTGCATCTG ATGCAGGCAGAGCTGCAATTTCTATCTCCGTTGGTGCCCGCCCGTGAAGCTCACTTCTTCCGGTACTGCCAGCAGAACTCAGAAGAAGGCACTTGGATTATAGTCGACTTCCCCGTTGATGGATTCCGAGATGGCATTCAAAGCCCCTTCCCCTGGTATAGAAGGAGGACTTCTGGTTGTGTCATCCAAGATATGCCCAATGGGTACTCCAAG GTGATCTGGGTAGAACATGCAGAGGTGGAGGACAAACCAGTGCATCAGATATTCCAGCAATTTGTCAGCGCCGGTGAGGCATTCGGAGCTACACGCTGGGTTTCAGTCCTACAAAGGCAATGTGAGCGGCTCGCGAGCCTTATGGCGAGAAATATTTCTGACAATGGAG TTATCTCATCTCCGGAGGCGAGAAAGAACATGATGAGGCTGTCACAGAGAATGATAACAACATTCTGCACCGGCGTGTATGCCTCTGGAATGCAGTCATGGACGGCGCTCTCGGATTCTTCTGATGACACGGTCCGGGTGACAACTAAGAAAAATACTGCTCCCGGCCAGCCAAATGGGGTTATTCTCACGGCAGTGTCCACCACATGGCTTCCTTCCTCCCATCACCAGGTGTTTGAGCTTTTGACGGACGAGCAAAGGAGGTCTCAG TTGGATGTGCTCTCCAGCGGGAACTCGTTGCATGAGGTGGCTCATATAGCCAATGGCTCGCACCCGAGGAACTGCATATCACTGTTGCGTGTCAAT GCAGCAAGCAACTCCTCCCACAGCGTGGATCTCCTGCTCCAAGAGAGCAGCACCCACCCCTCCGGTGGCAGCATCGTGGTGTACGCCGCAATCGACGTCGACGCCGTGCAGGTGGCGATGAGCAGCGAGGACCCGTCCTACATTCCCCTCCTCCCGACCGGGTTCGTCATCTCGCCCGCCGCCCGCCAACCAAACGCCGGGACCAGTAGCGGCATCGATGGTCACGCCACCGTCGGATGCCTGCTCACGGTCGGCATGCAGGTGCTCGCCACCGCCGTCCCCTCCGCCAAGCTTAACCTCTCCACCGTCACCGCTATCAACAACCACCTCTGCAACACCGTGCAACAGGTTAGAGCCGTGATCGCCGGTGCCGGTGGCACGGCCATGGCCGAGCCGGCTGCCGTGGCGCCGGATCAATAA
- the LOC103985069 gene encoding homeobox-leucine zipper protein ROC3-like isoform X6, producing the protein MYGDCQVLSSMVGGNVVSPDSLFSSSIQNPSLSFMANMPPFHAFSSIIPKEEGMMLMGRGGSKEEEMESRSGSGPLDGVLSCGEDHDNELQQPPPPSQLQQTAAKKKRYHRHTARQIQEMEAMFKECPHPDEKQRMKLSQELGLKPRQVKFWFQNRRTQMKAQQDRADNVVLRAENESLKNDNFRLQAAIRNVVCPSCGGPAILGEMSFDEQQLRIENARLKDELERLSCIASRYSGRQLQPLGPAPPLLLPSLDLDMGIYSRHFHEPPVVSCTDLIPIPQISDEPSPFPGMLIMDQDRPLVLDLAMTAADHLVRMCNTNEPLWIRRGGSTVEVLNLEEHARMCPWPMDLKQQQGRFRTETSRDSAMVIMNGITTVDAFLDANKWMELFPSLVAKSRTVQVLSPGVPGHGNGCLHLMQAELQFLSPLVPAREAHFFRYCQQNSEEGTWIIVDFPVDGFRDGIQSPFPWYRRRTSGCVIQDMPNGYSKVIWVEHAEVEDKPVHQIFQQFVSAGEAFGATRWVSVLQRQCERLASLMARNISDNGGISADSSPQKSPTLNCVAVLSSVYSGVSVISSPEARKNMMRLSQRMITTFCTGVYASGMQSWTALSDSSDDTVRVTTKKNTAPGQPNGVILTAVSTTWLPSSHHQVFELLTDEQRRSQLQLDVLSSGNSLHEVAHIANGSHPRNCISLLRVNAASNSSHSVDLLLQESSTHPSGGSIVVYAAIDVDAVQVAMSSEDPSYIPLLPTGFVISPAARQPNAGTSSGIDGHATVGCLLTVGMQVLATAVPSAKLNLSTVTAINNHLCNTVQQVRAVIAGAGGTAMAEPAAVAPDQ; encoded by the exons ATGTATGGAGACTGTCAAGTGCTGTCATCCATGGTGGGAGGCAACGTTGTGTCACCCGATTCGCTCTTCTCCTCTTCGATCCAAAATCCTAGCCTCAGCTTCATGGCTAACATGCCACCATTCCATGCCTTCTCCTCCATCATTCCG AAGGAGGAAGGGATGATGTTGATGGGGAGGGGTGGGAGCAAGGAAGAGGAGATGGAGAGCCGCTCTGGTAGCGGACCCCTGGACGGAGTGCTCAGCTGCGGCGAGGACCACGACAACGAGTTGCAGCAACCGCCGCCGCCGTCGCAACTGCAGCAGACGGCTGCGAAGAAGAAGCGTTACCACCGCCACACCGCCCGGCAGATTCAAGAGATGGAAGC GATGTTTAAGGAGTGCCCTCACCCGGACGAGAAGCAGAGGATGAAGCTAAGCCAAGAACTCGGCCTTAAGCCTCGCCAGGTCAAGTTCTGGTTCCAGAACCGCCGGACTCAGATGAAG GCTCAACAAGACCGGGCGGACAACGTGGTGCTGCGGGCGGAGAACGAGAGCCTGAAGAACGACAACTTCCGGCTGCAGGCAGCCATTCGCAACGTCGTCTGCCCCAGCTGCGGCGGCCCGGCCATCCTCGGCGAGATGTCCTTCGACGAGCAGCAACTGCGCATCGAGAACGCCCGGCTCAAGGACGAG CTTGAGCGTCTATCCTGCATCGCGTCGCGTTACAGTGGCCGGCAGTTGCAGCCATTAGGGCCGGCACCGCCTCTACTGCTCCCCTCTCTTGACCTTGACATGGGCATCTACTCCAGACACTTCCACGAGCCGCCGGTGGTGAGCTGCACCGACCTGATCCCCATCCCGCAGATCTCCGATGAGCCCTCGCCGTTCCCTGGCATGCTCATCATGGACCAAGACAGGCCATTGGTTCTCGACCTGGCAATGACGGCAGCAGATCACCTGGTCAGGATGTGCAACACGAACGAGCCGCTGTGGATCCGAAGAGGTGGTAGCACCGTGGAGGTCTTGAACTTGGAAGAGCATGCGAGGATGTGTCCATGGCCGATGGACCTGAAGCAGCAACAGGGGCGGTTTAGGACGGAGACTTCCAGGGACAGTGCCATGGTCATAATGAACGGCATCACAACGGTGGATGCCTTCCTGGATGCA AACAAATGGATGGAGCTGTTTCCTTCCCTTGTCGCAAAGTCCAGAACGGTGCAGGTTTTGAGTCCCGGAGTTCCCGGCCACGGCAATGGCTGCTTGCATCTG ATGCAGGCAGAGCTGCAATTTCTATCTCCGTTGGTGCCCGCCCGTGAAGCTCACTTCTTCCGGTACTGCCAGCAGAACTCAGAAGAAGGCACTTGGATTATAGTCGACTTCCCCGTTGATGGATTCCGAGATGGCATTCAAAGCCCCTTCCCCTGGTATAGAAGGAGGACTTCTGGTTGTGTCATCCAAGATATGCCCAATGGGTACTCCAAG GTGATCTGGGTAGAACATGCAGAGGTGGAGGACAAACCAGTGCATCAGATATTCCAGCAATTTGTCAGCGCCGGTGAGGCATTCGGAGCTACACGCTGGGTTTCAGTCCTACAAAGGCAATGTGAGCGGCTCGCGAGCCTTATGGCGAGAAATATTTCTGACAATGGAGGTATCTCTGCCGATTCATCCCCACagaaaagtcctacactgaactgtGTTGCGGTTCTCTCATCCGTGTACTCCGGTGTTTCAGTTATCTCATCTCCGGAGGCGAGAAAGAACATGATGAGGCTGTCACAGAGAATGATAACAACATTCTGCACCGGCGTGTATGCCTCTGGAATGCAGTCATGGACGGCGCTCTCGGATTCTTCTGATGACACGGTCCGGGTGACAACTAAGAAAAATACTGCTCCCGGCCAGCCAAATGGGGTTATTCTCACGGCAGTGTCCACCACATGGCTTCCTTCCTCCCATCACCAGGTGTTTGAGCTTTTGACGGACGAGCAAAGGAGGTCTCAG CTGCAGTTGGATGTGCTCTCCAGCGGGAACTCGTTGCATGAGGTGGCTCATATAGCCAATGGCTCGCACCCGAGGAACTGCATATCACTGTTGCGTGTCAAT GCAGCAAGCAACTCCTCCCACAGCGTGGATCTCCTGCTCCAAGAGAGCAGCACCCACCCCTCCGGTGGCAGCATCGTGGTGTACGCCGCAATCGACGTCGACGCCGTGCAGGTGGCGATGAGCAGCGAGGACCCGTCCTACATTCCCCTCCTCCCGACCGGGTTCGTCATCTCGCCCGCCGCCCGCCAACCAAACGCCGGGACCAGTAGCGGCATCGATGGTCACGCCACCGTCGGATGCCTGCTCACGGTCGGCATGCAGGTGCTCGCCACCGCCGTCCCCTCCGCCAAGCTTAACCTCTCCACCGTCACCGCTATCAACAACCACCTCTGCAACACCGTGCAACAGGTTAGAGCCGTGATCGCCGGTGCCGGTGGCACGGCCATGGCCGAGCCGGCTGCCGTGGCGCCGGATCAATAA
- the LOC103985069 gene encoding homeobox-leucine zipper protein ROC3-like isoform X4 translates to MYGDCQVLSSMVGGNVVSPDSLFSSSIQNPSLSFMANMPPFHAFSSIIPKEEGMMLMGRGGSKEEEMESRSGSGPLDGVLSCGEDHDNELQQPPPPSQLQQTAAKKKRYHRHTARQIQEMEAMFKECPHPDEKQRMKLSQELGLKPRQVKFWFQNRRTQMKAQQDRADNVVLRAENESLKNDNFRLQAAIRNVVCPSCGGPAILGEMSFDEQQLRIENARLKDELERLSCIASRYSGRQLQPLGPAPPLLLPSLDLDMGIYSRHFHEPPVVSCTDLIPIPQISDEPSPFPGMLIMDQDRPLVLDLAMTAADHLVRMCNTNEPLWIRRGGSTVEVLNLEEHARMCPWPMDLKQQQGRFRTETSRDSAMVIMNGITTVDAFLDANKWMELFPSLVAKSRTVQVLSPGVPGHGNGCLHLMQAELQFLSPLVPAREAHFFRYCQQNSEEGTWIIVDFPVDGFRDGIQSPFPWYRRRTSGCVIQDMPNGYSKVRKLDLLCLCITGTRKSSSMFWECCSPAMITSLIVIEDMVKNFMEEHRRKITRTNQSYLLYTSYFFGQVIWVEHAEVEDKPVHQIFQQFVSAGEAFGATRWVSVLQRQCERLASLMARNISDNGVISSPEARKNMMRLSQRMITTFCTGVYASGMQSWTALSDSSDDTVRVTTKKNTAPGQPNGVILTAVSTTWLPSSHHQVFELLTDEQRRSQLQLDVLSSGNSLHEVAHIANGSHPRNCISLLRVNAASNSSHSVDLLLQESSTHPSGGSIVVYAAIDVDAVQVAMSSEDPSYIPLLPTGFVISPAARQPNAGTSSGIDGHATVGCLLTVGMQVLATAVPSAKLNLSTVTAINNHLCNTVQQVRAVIAGAGGTAMAEPAAVAPDQ, encoded by the exons ATGTATGGAGACTGTCAAGTGCTGTCATCCATGGTGGGAGGCAACGTTGTGTCACCCGATTCGCTCTTCTCCTCTTCGATCCAAAATCCTAGCCTCAGCTTCATGGCTAACATGCCACCATTCCATGCCTTCTCCTCCATCATTCCG AAGGAGGAAGGGATGATGTTGATGGGGAGGGGTGGGAGCAAGGAAGAGGAGATGGAGAGCCGCTCTGGTAGCGGACCCCTGGACGGAGTGCTCAGCTGCGGCGAGGACCACGACAACGAGTTGCAGCAACCGCCGCCGCCGTCGCAACTGCAGCAGACGGCTGCGAAGAAGAAGCGTTACCACCGCCACACCGCCCGGCAGATTCAAGAGATGGAAGC GATGTTTAAGGAGTGCCCTCACCCGGACGAGAAGCAGAGGATGAAGCTAAGCCAAGAACTCGGCCTTAAGCCTCGCCAGGTCAAGTTCTGGTTCCAGAACCGCCGGACTCAGATGAAG GCTCAACAAGACCGGGCGGACAACGTGGTGCTGCGGGCGGAGAACGAGAGCCTGAAGAACGACAACTTCCGGCTGCAGGCAGCCATTCGCAACGTCGTCTGCCCCAGCTGCGGCGGCCCGGCCATCCTCGGCGAGATGTCCTTCGACGAGCAGCAACTGCGCATCGAGAACGCCCGGCTCAAGGACGAG CTTGAGCGTCTATCCTGCATCGCGTCGCGTTACAGTGGCCGGCAGTTGCAGCCATTAGGGCCGGCACCGCCTCTACTGCTCCCCTCTCTTGACCTTGACATGGGCATCTACTCCAGACACTTCCACGAGCCGCCGGTGGTGAGCTGCACCGACCTGATCCCCATCCCGCAGATCTCCGATGAGCCCTCGCCGTTCCCTGGCATGCTCATCATGGACCAAGACAGGCCATTGGTTCTCGACCTGGCAATGACGGCAGCAGATCACCTGGTCAGGATGTGCAACACGAACGAGCCGCTGTGGATCCGAAGAGGTGGTAGCACCGTGGAGGTCTTGAACTTGGAAGAGCATGCGAGGATGTGTCCATGGCCGATGGACCTGAAGCAGCAACAGGGGCGGTTTAGGACGGAGACTTCCAGGGACAGTGCCATGGTCATAATGAACGGCATCACAACGGTGGATGCCTTCCTGGATGCA AACAAATGGATGGAGCTGTTTCCTTCCCTTGTCGCAAAGTCCAGAACGGTGCAGGTTTTGAGTCCCGGAGTTCCCGGCCACGGCAATGGCTGCTTGCATCTG ATGCAGGCAGAGCTGCAATTTCTATCTCCGTTGGTGCCCGCCCGTGAAGCTCACTTCTTCCGGTACTGCCAGCAGAACTCAGAAGAAGGCACTTGGATTATAGTCGACTTCCCCGTTGATGGATTCCGAGATGGCATTCAAAGCCCCTTCCCCTGGTATAGAAGGAGGACTTCTGGTTGTGTCATCCAAGATATGCCCAATGGGTACTCCAAGGTACGGAAACTTGATTTGCTGTGTTTATGTATCACCGGGACAAGAAAAAGCTCTTCTATGTTCTGGGAATGTTGCTCACCTGCCATGATCACTTCTCTAATAGTAATAGAGGACATGGTTAAGAATTTTATGGAGGAACACAGGAGAAAGATAACAAGAACAAATCAGAGTTACCTGCTTTATACCTCATATTTCTTTGGGCAGGTGATCTGGGTAGAACATGCAGAGGTGGAGGACAAACCAGTGCATCAGATATTCCAGCAATTTGTCAGCGCCGGTGAGGCATTCGGAGCTACACGCTGGGTTTCAGTCCTACAAAGGCAATGTGAGCGGCTCGCGAGCCTTATGGCGAGAAATATTTCTGACAATGGAG TTATCTCATCTCCGGAGGCGAGAAAGAACATGATGAGGCTGTCACAGAGAATGATAACAACATTCTGCACCGGCGTGTATGCCTCTGGAATGCAGTCATGGACGGCGCTCTCGGATTCTTCTGATGACACGGTCCGGGTGACAACTAAGAAAAATACTGCTCCCGGCCAGCCAAATGGGGTTATTCTCACGGCAGTGTCCACCACATGGCTTCCTTCCTCCCATCACCAGGTGTTTGAGCTTTTGACGGACGAGCAAAGGAGGTCTCAG CTGCAGTTGGATGTGCTCTCCAGCGGGAACTCGTTGCATGAGGTGGCTCATATAGCCAATGGCTCGCACCCGAGGAACTGCATATCACTGTTGCGTGTCAAT GCAGCAAGCAACTCCTCCCACAGCGTGGATCTCCTGCTCCAAGAGAGCAGCACCCACCCCTCCGGTGGCAGCATCGTGGTGTACGCCGCAATCGACGTCGACGCCGTGCAGGTGGCGATGAGCAGCGAGGACCCGTCCTACATTCCCCTCCTCCCGACCGGGTTCGTCATCTCGCCCGCCGCCCGCCAACCAAACGCCGGGACCAGTAGCGGCATCGATGGTCACGCCACCGTCGGATGCCTGCTCACGGTCGGCATGCAGGTGCTCGCCACCGCCGTCCCCTCCGCCAAGCTTAACCTCTCCACCGTCACCGCTATCAACAACCACCTCTGCAACACCGTGCAACAGGTTAGAGCCGTGATCGCCGGTGCCGGTGGCACGGCCATGGCCGAGCCGGCTGCCGTGGCGCCGGATCAATAA
- the LOC103985069 gene encoding homeobox-leucine zipper protein ROC3-like isoform X5 gives MYGDCQVLSSMVGGNVVSPDSLFSSSIQNPSLSFMANMPPFHAFSSIIPKEEGMMLMGRGGSKEEEMESRSGSGPLDGVLSCGEDHDNELQQPPPPSQLQQTAAKKKRYHRHTARQIQEMEAMFKECPHPDEKQRMKLSQELGLKPRQVKFWFQNRRTQMKAQQDRADNVVLRAENESLKNDNFRLQAAIRNVVCPSCGGPAILGEMSFDEQQLRIENARLKDELERLSCIASRYSGRQLQPLGPAPPLLLPSLDLDMGIYSRHFHEPPVVSCTDLIPIPQISDEPSPFPGMLIMDQDRPLVLDLAMTAADHLVRMCNTNEPLWIRRGGSTVEVLNLEEHARMCPWPMDLKQQQGRFRTETSRDSAMVIMNGITTVDAFLDANKWMELFPSLVAKSRTVQVLSPGVPGHGNGCLHLMQAELQFLSPLVPAREAHFFRYCQQNSEEGTWIIVDFPVDGFRDGIQSPFPWYRRRTSGCVIQDMPNGYSKVRKLDLLCLCITGTRKSSSMFWECCSPAMITSLIVIEDMVKNFMEEHRRKITRTNQSYLLYTSYFFGQVIWVEHAEVEDKPVHQIFQQFVSAGEAFGATRWVSVLQRQCERLASLMARNISDNGVISSPEARKNMMRLSQRMITTFCTGVYASGMQSWTALSDSSDDTVRVTTKKNTAPGQPNGVILTAVSTTWLPSSHHQVFELLTDEQRRSQLDVLSSGNSLHEVAHIANGSHPRNCISLLRVNAASNSSHSVDLLLQESSTHPSGGSIVVYAAIDVDAVQVAMSSEDPSYIPLLPTGFVISPAARQPNAGTSSGIDGHATVGCLLTVGMQVLATAVPSAKLNLSTVTAINNHLCNTVQQVRAVIAGAGGTAMAEPAAVAPDQ, from the exons ATGTATGGAGACTGTCAAGTGCTGTCATCCATGGTGGGAGGCAACGTTGTGTCACCCGATTCGCTCTTCTCCTCTTCGATCCAAAATCCTAGCCTCAGCTTCATGGCTAACATGCCACCATTCCATGCCTTCTCCTCCATCATTCCG AAGGAGGAAGGGATGATGTTGATGGGGAGGGGTGGGAGCAAGGAAGAGGAGATGGAGAGCCGCTCTGGTAGCGGACCCCTGGACGGAGTGCTCAGCTGCGGCGAGGACCACGACAACGAGTTGCAGCAACCGCCGCCGCCGTCGCAACTGCAGCAGACGGCTGCGAAGAAGAAGCGTTACCACCGCCACACCGCCCGGCAGATTCAAGAGATGGAAGC GATGTTTAAGGAGTGCCCTCACCCGGACGAGAAGCAGAGGATGAAGCTAAGCCAAGAACTCGGCCTTAAGCCTCGCCAGGTCAAGTTCTGGTTCCAGAACCGCCGGACTCAGATGAAG GCTCAACAAGACCGGGCGGACAACGTGGTGCTGCGGGCGGAGAACGAGAGCCTGAAGAACGACAACTTCCGGCTGCAGGCAGCCATTCGCAACGTCGTCTGCCCCAGCTGCGGCGGCCCGGCCATCCTCGGCGAGATGTCCTTCGACGAGCAGCAACTGCGCATCGAGAACGCCCGGCTCAAGGACGAG CTTGAGCGTCTATCCTGCATCGCGTCGCGTTACAGTGGCCGGCAGTTGCAGCCATTAGGGCCGGCACCGCCTCTACTGCTCCCCTCTCTTGACCTTGACATGGGCATCTACTCCAGACACTTCCACGAGCCGCCGGTGGTGAGCTGCACCGACCTGATCCCCATCCCGCAGATCTCCGATGAGCCCTCGCCGTTCCCTGGCATGCTCATCATGGACCAAGACAGGCCATTGGTTCTCGACCTGGCAATGACGGCAGCAGATCACCTGGTCAGGATGTGCAACACGAACGAGCCGCTGTGGATCCGAAGAGGTGGTAGCACCGTGGAGGTCTTGAACTTGGAAGAGCATGCGAGGATGTGTCCATGGCCGATGGACCTGAAGCAGCAACAGGGGCGGTTTAGGACGGAGACTTCCAGGGACAGTGCCATGGTCATAATGAACGGCATCACAACGGTGGATGCCTTCCTGGATGCA AACAAATGGATGGAGCTGTTTCCTTCCCTTGTCGCAAAGTCCAGAACGGTGCAGGTTTTGAGTCCCGGAGTTCCCGGCCACGGCAATGGCTGCTTGCATCTG ATGCAGGCAGAGCTGCAATTTCTATCTCCGTTGGTGCCCGCCCGTGAAGCTCACTTCTTCCGGTACTGCCAGCAGAACTCAGAAGAAGGCACTTGGATTATAGTCGACTTCCCCGTTGATGGATTCCGAGATGGCATTCAAAGCCCCTTCCCCTGGTATAGAAGGAGGACTTCTGGTTGTGTCATCCAAGATATGCCCAATGGGTACTCCAAGGTACGGAAACTTGATTTGCTGTGTTTATGTATCACCGGGACAAGAAAAAGCTCTTCTATGTTCTGGGAATGTTGCTCACCTGCCATGATCACTTCTCTAATAGTAATAGAGGACATGGTTAAGAATTTTATGGAGGAACACAGGAGAAAGATAACAAGAACAAATCAGAGTTACCTGCTTTATACCTCATATTTCTTTGGGCAGGTGATCTGGGTAGAACATGCAGAGGTGGAGGACAAACCAGTGCATCAGATATTCCAGCAATTTGTCAGCGCCGGTGAGGCATTCGGAGCTACACGCTGGGTTTCAGTCCTACAAAGGCAATGTGAGCGGCTCGCGAGCCTTATGGCGAGAAATATTTCTGACAATGGAG TTATCTCATCTCCGGAGGCGAGAAAGAACATGATGAGGCTGTCACAGAGAATGATAACAACATTCTGCACCGGCGTGTATGCCTCTGGAATGCAGTCATGGACGGCGCTCTCGGATTCTTCTGATGACACGGTCCGGGTGACAACTAAGAAAAATACTGCTCCCGGCCAGCCAAATGGGGTTATTCTCACGGCAGTGTCCACCACATGGCTTCCTTCCTCCCATCACCAGGTGTTTGAGCTTTTGACGGACGAGCAAAGGAGGTCTCAG TTGGATGTGCTCTCCAGCGGGAACTCGTTGCATGAGGTGGCTCATATAGCCAATGGCTCGCACCCGAGGAACTGCATATCACTGTTGCGTGTCAAT GCAGCAAGCAACTCCTCCCACAGCGTGGATCTCCTGCTCCAAGAGAGCAGCACCCACCCCTCCGGTGGCAGCATCGTGGTGTACGCCGCAATCGACGTCGACGCCGTGCAGGTGGCGATGAGCAGCGAGGACCCGTCCTACATTCCCCTCCTCCCGACCGGGTTCGTCATCTCGCCCGCCGCCCGCCAACCAAACGCCGGGACCAGTAGCGGCATCGATGGTCACGCCACCGTCGGATGCCTGCTCACGGTCGGCATGCAGGTGCTCGCCACCGCCGTCCCCTCCGCCAAGCTTAACCTCTCCACCGTCACCGCTATCAACAACCACCTCTGCAACACCGTGCAACAGGTTAGAGCCGTGATCGCCGGTGCCGGTGGCACGGCCATGGCCGAGCCGGCTGCCGTGGCGCCGGATCAATAA